One window of Steroidobacteraceae bacterium genomic DNA carries:
- a CDS encoding MFS transporter codes for MNTGAKPQWPPGRQAWYATSVLMIAYLFNYVDRQILSMLVKPIKADLALSDTQVSLLHGMAFAICYTVLGVWPVGRWADTGNRRNVIAGGVFLWSLMTTLCGRASTYGGLFLARIGVGIGESALTPSAYSMLADYFPPEKRGRALGLFAMGVYFGIGLSITIAGLVIGLIAAQPTITLPLLGDVGSWQVAFLVVGPPGLLVALWVLSLKEPARIGAGAQPGLRFGDALAYMLRHWRFYAAITVGVALLTLLFNAAAFWLPEFLRRRHGFDALQIAWTYGPTMFVFGALGIVSGGSAADSLRKRGRRDAELLTGMGSALGLIPCTWLVFQSGSTGTVLAAMAAMLFLSSFPFGACSAAVQLVTPNQFRARLSAIYLLVLNITGIGLGSTAAAVLTDYLFVDETRVGDSVTLIACCAAPLAALAFAGGRREYRRMQLGGATG; via the coding sequence ATGAACACAGGCGCAAAACCGCAGTGGCCGCCAGGCCGGCAGGCCTGGTACGCGACATCCGTCTTGATGATCGCCTATTTGTTCAACTACGTGGACCGGCAGATTCTGTCCATGCTGGTCAAGCCGATCAAGGCAGACCTTGCGCTGAGTGACACGCAGGTGAGTCTGCTGCATGGCATGGCATTCGCGATTTGCTATACGGTGCTCGGCGTCTGGCCGGTAGGACGCTGGGCCGACACGGGCAATCGCCGCAATGTCATTGCCGGGGGCGTGTTTCTCTGGAGTCTCATGACCACATTGTGCGGCAGGGCCTCGACATATGGCGGTTTGTTCTTGGCGCGCATCGGCGTCGGCATCGGCGAGTCGGCGCTGACGCCGTCAGCCTATTCGATGCTGGCGGATTATTTCCCGCCGGAGAAGCGCGGTCGCGCGCTCGGGCTGTTCGCCATGGGCGTGTATTTCGGTATTGGTCTGTCAATCACGATTGCCGGCCTCGTGATTGGCTTGATTGCCGCGCAACCGACAATCACGCTGCCGCTGCTCGGCGACGTAGGCTCCTGGCAGGTTGCTTTCCTGGTTGTCGGACCACCGGGCCTGCTGGTGGCGCTGTGGGTATTGTCGCTGAAAGAGCCGGCGCGAATCGGCGCCGGCGCGCAACCGGGCCTGCGATTTGGCGACGCATTGGCCTATATGCTTCGGCACTGGCGCTTTTATGCCGCCATCACCGTTGGTGTCGCGCTGCTTACCCTGTTGTTCAATGCCGCGGCATTCTGGCTCCCGGAATTTCTTCGCCGTCGACACGGATTCGACGCCTTGCAGATCGCCTGGACCTACGGGCCGACGATGTTCGTATTCGGGGCCCTTGGCATCGTGAGCGGCGGCTCGGCCGCGGACAGCCTTCGCAAGCGTGGCCGCAGGGACGCTGAATTGCTTACCGGCATGGGCAGTGCCCTTGGCCTGATTCCCTGCACCTGGTTGGTGTTTCAGTCGGGCAGCACGGGCACCGTGCTCGCCGCGATGGCGGCGATGTTGTTCCTCTCGAGCTTTCCCTTCGGCGCCTGTTCTGCCGCTGTGCAACTGGTTACGCCGAACCAGTTTCGCGCGCGTCTGTCAGCGATCTATCTGCTGGTACTCAATATCACCGGAATCGGACTGGGCAGCACCGCCGCGGCCGTACTAACGGACTATCTGTTCGTCGACGAGACCCGCGTGGGTGATTCTGTGACGCTCATCGCCTGTTGTGCAGCGCCGCTCGCGGCGCTCGCATTCGCGGGTGGCCGCCGTGAATATCGACGCATGCAGCTGGGCGGCGCCACCGGCTGA
- a CDS encoding DegQ family serine endoprotease, which yields MFNCQSAPRRVLTLLSLTGLLAGCSPSASTADRQSGAAAPAVAAAQSASAAPLVSGLPDFSALVEAVGPAVVNIQVEQKQQQVQMPGMSPDDPFYEFFRRFGVPRQGPRSDAPPMRGMGSGFIISSDGYILTNAHVVDDADEVTVKLTDRREFTAKLVGVDKQTDVAVVKIEAKGLPVVRLGDATKLKPGEWVVAIGSPFGFENSVTAGVVSGLSRSVPGNDSNYTPFIQTDVAVNPGNSGGPLFNLRGEVVGINSQIYSRSGGYMGVSFAIPIDIANDVRKQLVATGHVRRGRIGVYIQGIDAQLAESFGLDRPRGALVTQVEEDGPADKAGVKAGDVIVGVAGQPVEDSASVPVMVARLAPGENATFGVWRDRKEREIKIRIGESKESAAVLTRAEGPAAGETRIGIAVRELDSQEQGQIETDGSVVVTDVSGAALRAGIREGDVVLAVNSRPVKSVAELKTAIDKSGKTVALLIQRDKSQLFVPVRVE from the coding sequence ATGTTCAATTGCCAATCCGCGCCCCGGCGCGTCCTGACCTTATTGTCCCTGACCGGCCTGCTTGCCGGTTGCTCACCAAGTGCCTCGACGGCCGATCGCCAGAGTGGCGCAGCGGCGCCCGCAGTCGCCGCGGCGCAGTCCGCCAGCGCGGCACCATTGGTCAGTGGTCTGCCGGACTTCTCCGCACTGGTCGAAGCGGTCGGCCCAGCCGTCGTCAATATCCAGGTGGAGCAGAAGCAGCAACAGGTGCAGATGCCCGGGATGTCGCCCGACGATCCGTTCTACGAATTCTTCCGCCGCTTCGGCGTGCCGCGCCAGGGACCGCGCAGTGACGCGCCGCCGATGCGCGGCATGGGTTCGGGATTCATCATCAGCTCAGACGGTTACATCCTCACCAACGCCCACGTGGTCGACGACGCCGATGAAGTCACGGTCAAACTGACCGACCGGCGCGAGTTCACGGCCAAGCTGGTGGGCGTCGACAAACAAACCGACGTCGCCGTCGTGAAGATCGAAGCCAAGGGTCTTCCGGTTGTGCGCCTCGGCGATGCCACGAAGCTGAAGCCCGGCGAGTGGGTGGTGGCGATCGGTTCGCCTTTCGGCTTTGAGAACAGTGTCACTGCCGGTGTGGTGAGCGGCCTGTCCCGCTCGGTACCTGGCAACGACAGCAACTACACACCATTCATCCAGACCGACGTTGCCGTCAATCCAGGCAACTCGGGCGGACCGTTGTTCAACCTGCGCGGCGAAGTCGTCGGAATCAATTCCCAGATCTACAGCCGCAGCGGCGGCTACATGGGTGTTTCATTCGCGATCCCCATCGACATCGCCAATGACGTGCGCAAGCAATTGGTGGCGACCGGGCATGTACGTCGTGGCCGGATCGGCGTCTACATCCAGGGTATCGATGCGCAGCTTGCCGAGTCGTTCGGGCTCGACCGGCCGCGCGGCGCACTGGTCACACAGGTCGAAGAGGACGGTCCTGCCGACAAGGCGGGCGTCAAGGCGGGCGACGTGATCGTCGGCGTGGCTGGCCAGCCGGTTGAAGACTCGGCCTCGGTCCCGGTCATGGTCGCGAGACTCGCGCCGGGTGAGAACGCGACCTTCGGGGTCTGGCGCGATCGCAAGGAGCGCGAGATCAAGATCAGGATCGGTGAGAGCAAGGAGAGCGCTGCGGTGCTGACACGTGCCGAGGGTCCGGCGGCTGGCGAGACGCGCATCGGCATTGCCGTGCGCGAACTCGACTCCCAGGAGCAGGGACAGATCGAGACGGACGGCTCCGTGGTGGTTACGGATGTTTCGGGCGCTGCCTTGCGGGCCGGCATTCGCGAAGGCGATGTCGTGCTGGCGGTCAACAGCCGTCCGGTCAAGTCCGTTGCGGAATTGAAGACCGCGATCGACAAGTCGGGCAAGACCGTTGCACTGCTCATTCAGCGCGACAAGTCGCAGTTGTTCGTGCCGGTGCGGGTCGAGTAG
- the ssb gene encoding single-stranded DNA-binding protein has translation MMARGINKVILIGNLGADPETRTMPSGTTVANIRIATSESWRDKQSGENQERTEWHNVAMFGRLGEIAGEYLRKGSQVYIEGRLRTRKWQDKQGNDRYTTEIVANEMQMLGGRGGGGAAMAEAPARAMDDGGSPPARDDFDDDIPF, from the coding sequence ATCATGGCCCGCGGCATCAACAAAGTCATACTCATCGGCAACCTGGGCGCCGATCCCGAAACCCGCACCATGCCCTCGGGCACCACCGTCGCGAACATCCGTATCGCCACCAGCGAGTCGTGGCGGGACAAGCAATCCGGCGAGAACCAGGAACGCACCGAATGGCACAACGTGGCCATGTTCGGCCGCCTGGGCGAAATCGCGGGCGAATACCTGCGCAAGGGCTCGCAGGTGTACATCGAGGGCCGCCTGCGTACGCGCAAATGGCAGGACAAGCAGGGAAACGACCGCTACACCACCGAGATCGTCGCCAACGAGATGCAGATGCTCGGCGGGCGTGGCGGCGGCGGTGCCGCCATGGCCGAGGCGCCGGCGCGGGCCATGGACGACGGCGGCAGCCCGCCTGCGCGCGATGATTTCGACGACGATATTCCTTTCTGA
- the ybeY gene encoding rRNA maturation RNase YbeY, whose protein sequence is MLNSSTSSDLRVEVSGRRAPDEPAATSVCKWARAALGARGRGQVLAVRYVSLRSSRDLNRRYRGRDRATNVLAFPVAAPDLGQLGDLAVCTVLVRREAAEQAKAVRAHFAHLIVHGCLHLLGLDHRHEREARRMERQERRILRGLGFADPYRNELRATGAGFP, encoded by the coding sequence ATGCTGAACAGTAGCACCTCCAGTGACTTGCGCGTCGAAGTGAGCGGCCGCCGCGCGCCGGACGAACCAGCTGCGACCAGTGTCTGCAAGTGGGCCCGCGCGGCGCTCGGCGCGCGTGGCCGCGGCCAGGTGCTCGCCGTACGTTACGTGAGCCTGCGCAGCAGCCGCGACCTCAATCGCCGTTATCGCGGCCGCGATCGCGCGACCAATGTGCTCGCGTTTCCCGTCGCGGCCCCGGATCTCGGCCAACTCGGCGATCTCGCCGTATGCACGGTGCTGGTCAGGCGGGAGGCGGCCGAGCAGGCAAAGGCCGTCCGCGCGCATTTCGCGCACCTGATCGTGCATGGTTGCCTGCACCTGCTCGGCCTTGATCATCGTCACGAACGCGAAGCGCGGCGCATGGAGCGGCAGGAGCGGCGCATCCTGCGCGGGCTCGGTTTCGCCGACCCGTACCGCAACGAGCTTCGTGCCACCGGTGCTGGGTTCCCGTAG
- a CDS encoding PhoH family protein yields the protein MPDPVPNPPAVIAREFDLEPADNTRLANLCGPLDENLRLLETRLDVELNRRGATFRVRGARANAAEDLLRELYATSKQEEITPERVHLALRDHQDDREARIAGADQEHIRVMRGLIRARGPNQKSYLRNIRGHDLCFGVGPAGTGKTYLAVATAVEALHSERVRRIVLVRPAVEAGERLGFLPGDMSQKIDPYLRPMYDALYEMIGFDRVARYIERNVIEVAPLAFMRGRTLNDAFIILDEAQNTTREQMKMFLTRIGFGSKAIVTGDMTQTDLPAGRASGLRHAVDLLARTEGVAFTFFKAEDVVRHPLVQRIVRAYDAEQ from the coding sequence ATGCCTGATCCTGTGCCGAATCCGCCGGCGGTCATCGCGCGGGAGTTCGATCTCGAGCCAGCCGACAACACACGGCTCGCGAATCTCTGCGGCCCGCTCGATGAGAACCTGCGCCTGCTCGAAACCCGACTCGACGTCGAGCTCAATCGCCGGGGTGCGACTTTCCGCGTACGCGGCGCGCGGGCCAATGCGGCCGAAGATCTGTTGCGCGAGCTCTATGCCACTAGCAAGCAGGAGGAGATCACGCCGGAGCGTGTGCACCTCGCGCTTCGCGACCACCAGGACGATCGTGAAGCGCGCATCGCCGGTGCGGATCAGGAGCATATCCGCGTCATGCGTGGGTTGATCCGCGCCCGGGGCCCCAACCAGAAATCCTACTTGCGCAATATCCGCGGCCATGACCTTTGTTTCGGCGTAGGTCCCGCGGGCACGGGCAAGACCTATCTCGCCGTCGCCACGGCGGTCGAGGCCCTGCATAGCGAGCGGGTGCGGCGCATCGTGCTGGTGCGCCCTGCGGTCGAGGCCGGCGAGCGACTCGGATTTCTGCCAGGCGACATGAGCCAGAAGATCGATCCCTATCTGCGGCCGATGTACGATGCGCTCTACGAGATGATCGGTTTCGACCGCGTCGCGCGTTACATCGAGCGCAATGTCATCGAAGTCGCGCCGCTCGCGTTCATGCGGGGTCGCACCCTCAATGATGCATTCATCATCCTCGACGAGGCACAGAACACGACTCGCGAACAAATGAAGATGTTCCTCACGCGCATTGGATTTGGATCGAAGGCGATCGTGACCGGCGATATGACCCAGACCGACCTGCCGGCAGGGCGCGCCTCGGGACTGCGTCACGCAGTCGACCTGCTGGCGCGGACCGAGGGCGTGGCGTTCACGTTTTTCAAGGCCGAGGATGTCGTGCGTCACCCGCTGGTGCAGCGTATCGTCCGTGCATACGATGCTGAACAGTAG
- the lnt gene encoding apolipoprotein N-acyltransferase: protein MTLRLQFQAMLRGCLQGRWAFALAMFAGALTSAAFAPLAWWWLAPLTPALLILLWQDASPRRAALLGFLFNAATFGIGTYWLYISIHGFGQAPIWLAIVLMAGLVGIMGLYHAALGFAVARWLPARGWARWMLGIPALWLLIEWWRGWFLSGFAWLSLGYSQIDTVLAALAPVGGVYLVSLAILVIAGALATLVLGRGHERQSATLVILLLIGAAFALHGRPWTRAAGPAIEVAIVQGAIPQDQKWLDSNLDASLKRYRELNAQVLGTPLIVWPESAAPDLANHIAPWLGSVYREARASGSSIVMGLVRADDRLENYYNSVLAMDEELMWYDKDHLVPFAEFFPVPGFIRNWLRLMSLPYADFTRGGARQPPLQAAGLKLGASICYEDAYGSSQARWFADVTALVNVTNDAWFAHSSARYQHFQIARMRALESGRYLIRAANDGVSAIIGPDGKVRTQAAEYQPTVLRGHIEPRSGLPPYGRVGNWLVVLLAAAMVVAARRLV from the coding sequence GTGACGCTGCGGCTGCAATTTCAGGCGATGCTGCGCGGCTGCCTGCAAGGCCGGTGGGCATTTGCCCTGGCCATGTTTGCAGGGGCGCTGACCTCGGCCGCGTTCGCGCCCCTTGCCTGGTGGTGGCTCGCGCCGCTCACGCCGGCACTACTGATCTTACTGTGGCAGGACGCATCGCCGCGCCGCGCCGCCTTGCTCGGGTTCCTGTTCAATGCAGCGACCTTCGGGATCGGGACCTACTGGCTCTACATCAGCATCCACGGCTTCGGCCAGGCGCCGATCTGGCTCGCGATCGTGCTCATGGCAGGTTTGGTCGGAATCATGGGGCTTTATCATGCGGCGCTCGGCTTCGCAGTCGCGCGCTGGTTGCCAGCGCGCGGCTGGGCGCGCTGGATGCTCGGCATTCCCGCGCTGTGGCTCCTCATCGAATGGTGGCGTGGCTGGTTCCTGAGCGGCTTCGCCTGGCTGTCGCTTGGATATTCGCAGATCGATACCGTGCTTGCGGCGCTGGCGCCCGTCGGTGGTGTCTATCTGGTTTCGCTCGCCATACTGGTCATCGCGGGTGCGCTCGCAACCCTCGTGCTCGGTCGTGGCCACGAACGGCAAAGCGCAACGCTGGTGATCCTGTTGCTCATCGGCGCTGCGTTCGCATTGCATGGCCGGCCGTGGACCCGCGCCGCAGGACCTGCGATCGAGGTCGCCATCGTGCAAGGCGCCATACCACAGGACCAGAAGTGGCTCGACAGCAACCTCGATGCCTCACTCAAACGCTATCGAGAGCTGAACGCACAGGTGCTCGGGACACCCTTGATCGTCTGGCCCGAATCAGCCGCACCGGATCTGGCGAACCATATCGCGCCATGGCTCGGCTCGGTCTACCGCGAGGCGCGTGCCAGCGGCTCTTCGATCGTGATGGGGCTGGTGCGTGCCGATGATCGCCTCGAGAACTATTACAACAGCGTGCTCGCCATGGATGAAGAGCTGATGTGGTACGACAAGGACCATCTCGTGCCGTTTGCGGAGTTCTTCCCGGTCCCTGGTTTCATCCGCAACTGGTTGCGACTGATGAGTCTGCCCTATGCCGATTTCACTCGCGGGGGCGCGCGCCAGCCGCCGTTGCAGGCGGCGGGCCTCAAGCTGGGCGCCAGCATCTGTTACGAAGACGCCTACGGCAGCAGCCAGGCGCGCTGGTTCGCTGACGTGACGGCGCTCGTGAACGTCACCAACGATGCCTGGTTCGCGCATTCGAGCGCGCGCTATCAGCACTTTCAAATCGCCCGCATGCGGGCGCTGGAATCGGGCCGCTACCTCATACGCGCCGCAAATGACGGTGTATCGGCGATCATCGGCCCCGATGGCAAGGTGCGCACACAGGCAGCCGAATATCAGCCAACGGTGCTGCGCGGCCACATAGAGCCGCGCTCGGGGCTGCCGCCCTACGGCCGGGTCGGCAACTGGCTGGTTGTGCTGCTGGCAGCGGCCATGGTCGTCGCCGCGCGCCGTCTTGTCTGA
- the miaB gene encoding tRNA (N6-isopentenyl adenosine(37)-C2)-methylthiotransferase MiaB, whose amino-acid sequence MPAHYFIKTFGCQMNEYDSARMADVLGTACQMRATESIAAADLLIANTCSVREKAEDKVYSLLGEWSRIKRKRPEVIIAVAGCVASQEGEELLRRAPQVDLVIGPQTIHRLPQMIARLRSTGRAQIDLSFPAIEKFDSLPEERRHARGASEFVSIMEGCSKYCSFCVVPYTRGEEVSRPFESVVAEVGRAVAAGAREITLLGQNVNAYAGAMQDGVQVDLATLIHHIAAFDDLERIRFTTSHPLEFGASLIEAYANVPKLANHLHLPVQSGSDRVLAAMKRGYTALEFKDKLRRLRAVRPGICVSSDFIVGFPGETDSDFAATLRLVRDANIDQSFAFLYSARPGTPAADLPDDVDQATKLRRLALLQEQLEENARAISAAMVGSRERILVERPAKRDSTELAGRTANNRWVNFAAPRSLIGKFTEVLITAARAHSLRGRWLEPEAPARAHA is encoded by the coding sequence ATGCCTGCTCATTACTTCATTAAGACCTTTGGCTGCCAGATGAACGAGTACGATTCCGCGCGGATGGCGGACGTCCTCGGAACGGCGTGCCAGATGCGCGCGACGGAGTCGATCGCTGCGGCGGACTTGCTGATCGCCAACACCTGCTCGGTCCGGGAAAAGGCAGAGGATAAAGTCTATTCGCTGCTCGGCGAATGGTCGCGCATCAAGCGCAAGCGGCCAGAAGTGATAATCGCCGTGGCGGGTTGTGTCGCCAGCCAGGAGGGCGAGGAGCTGCTGCGGCGTGCGCCGCAGGTCGACCTGGTGATAGGCCCGCAGACGATTCATCGCCTGCCGCAGATGATTGCCCGGTTGCGCAGCACCGGACGCGCCCAGATCGATCTGTCATTCCCGGCCATCGAGAAATTCGATTCCCTGCCCGAGGAGCGCCGGCATGCGCGTGGGGCGAGCGAATTCGTATCGATCATGGAAGGCTGCAGCAAGTATTGCAGCTTTTGCGTCGTGCCCTATACGCGTGGCGAGGAAGTCAGTCGGCCATTCGAATCGGTGGTCGCGGAGGTTGGCCGTGCCGTGGCCGCCGGCGCCCGGGAAATCACGCTTCTTGGCCAGAACGTCAATGCCTACGCGGGTGCGATGCAGGACGGCGTGCAGGTCGATCTTGCCACCCTGATCCACCACATCGCGGCATTCGATGACCTCGAGCGAATTCGCTTCACGACGTCGCATCCGCTCGAATTCGGCGCTTCGCTCATCGAAGCCTACGCCAACGTACCGAAACTCGCGAACCACCTTCACCTGCCCGTGCAGTCAGGATCGGATCGCGTGCTTGCGGCCATGAAGCGCGGCTACACGGCGCTCGAGTTCAAGGACAAGCTGCGCAGGCTGCGCGCGGTGCGCCCCGGTATCTGCGTCAGCAGCGATTTCATCGTCGGGTTTCCCGGCGAGACCGACAGCGATTTCGCAGCGACGCTGCGCCTGGTTCGTGATGCGAACATCGACCAGTCGTTCGCTTTTCTCTACAGTGCGCGCCCCGGCACGCCCGCGGCCGATCTGCCCGATGATGTCGACCAGGCGACCAAACTGCGAAGACTCGCGCTGTTGCAGGAGCAGCTCGAGGAAAATGCGCGCGCCATCAGCGCAGCGATGGTCGGTAGCCGCGAGCGCATTCTGGTCGAGCGTCCGGCGAAGCGGGACAGCACGGAACTCGCGGGCCGCACTGCGAACAACCGCTGGGTCAATTTCGCCGCACCACGCTCGCTCATTGGCAAGTTCACCGAAGTATTGATCACGGCAGCCAGGGCGCATTCGTTGCGCGGGCGCTGGCTAGAGCCGGAGGCGCCAGCGCGGGCCCATGCCTGA
- a CDS encoding transporter associated domain-containing protein gives MSDDKTSTTGWFRRLAVRMRGDTPDREALLEHLQTAARNGVIDADALEMIEAVLSVADLQVRDIMVPRSQMVSLARDAAVGEIVACILEHGHSRYPVTDDDKDDIAGILLAKDVLQAFTGQGGAPRFDIREYLRPAVFVPESKRVNVLLKEFRRNRNHMAIVVDEYGGVAGLVTIEDALEQIVGEIDDEYDVEEESDIRREDARQFIVGGTTLIETFNEHFGSRFPDEQFDTVAGLLLHHLGRMPRRGESISLDGFEFRVIRADRRRVQSLRVVSPGDVQPKSE, from the coding sequence ATGAGCGACGACAAGACAAGCACCACGGGATGGTTCCGGCGACTCGCGGTGCGCATGCGCGGCGACACGCCGGATCGCGAGGCGCTGCTCGAGCATCTGCAGACGGCTGCGCGCAATGGTGTCATCGACGCGGATGCGCTCGAGATGATCGAGGCCGTGCTGAGTGTCGCCGATCTGCAGGTGCGCGACATCATGGTGCCGCGCTCGCAGATGGTGAGTCTCGCGCGCGACGCAGCGGTCGGCGAAATCGTCGCCTGCATACTCGAGCATGGCCATTCGCGCTATCCCGTTACGGACGATGACAAGGACGATATCGCAGGCATACTGCTCGCCAAGGACGTGCTGCAGGCGTTTACAGGGCAGGGCGGCGCCCCGCGTTTCGATATCCGCGAGTACCTGCGCCCGGCAGTATTCGTGCCCGAATCGAAGCGCGTCAACGTGCTGCTGAAGGAATTCCGCCGCAACCGCAATCACATGGCGATAGTCGTCGATGAATATGGTGGCGTCGCGGGACTCGTCACGATCGAAGATGCGCTCGAGCAGATCGTCGGCGAAATCGACGACGAGTATGACGTCGAGGAGGAAAGCGACATTCGGCGGGAGGACGCGCGCCAGTTCATCGTGGGCGGCACGACCCTCATCGAGACATTCAACGAACATTTCGGCAGCCGCTTTCCCGACGAGCAATTCGATACCGTGGCGGGCCTGCTTCTGCATCATCTCGGGCGCATGCCGCGACGCGGCGAGAGCATCTCGCTCGATGGATTCGAATTTCGCGTCATCCGTGCCGATCGTCGCCGGGTGCAGAGCCTTCGGGTCGTCAGTCCCGGCGACGTGCAACCAAAGAGCGAGTGA